From Roseburia hominis, the proteins below share one genomic window:
- a CDS encoding methylcobamide:CoM methyltransferase MtbA — MITPKERLKLIFEGQKVDRPACICPGGMMNMITSDLMERVGVYLPEAHTDPVQMAALAKAVYEEGCFENYGVPFCMTVEAEEMGAKVDLGSRVYEPHVVGYAIDSVVDYKKLRPVDLSCQAYLSERPVDVHLGCQACLSERPVDVHLGTGRARVVLEAIRILKKETSGVPIVGNLTGPVSTASSLMEPVTFYKELRKKKEQAHEYMEFVTEQLIAFGRAQIEAGADVIAISDPSGTGEILGPKHFREFAVTYINKLLDALQEEKLGTIVHICGQMSPVYAEVGEMHSSALSFDSIVPMKEAREHLESRVLMGNVSTYALEFGDPDRVKALTNHCVKSGSDIISPACGLGMKSPIGNVQAILEALKEE, encoded by the coding sequence ATGATAACGCCAAAAGAAAGATTAAAGTTAATTTTTGAGGGGCAGAAGGTGGATAGACCGGCCTGCATCTGTCCGGGAGGCATGATGAATATGATCACCTCGGATTTAATGGAGAGAGTCGGGGTGTATCTGCCGGAGGCACATACGGATCCGGTACAGATGGCGGCACTTGCGAAAGCCGTGTATGAGGAGGGCTGTTTTGAAAATTATGGAGTGCCTTTTTGCATGACTGTGGAGGCAGAAGAAATGGGGGCAAAGGTAGATCTGGGCTCCCGGGTCTATGAACCGCATGTGGTCGGCTATGCGATCGATTCTGTTGTGGATTATAAGAAGCTCCGCCCGGTCGATTTAAGTTGCCAAGCATACCTAAGTGAACGTCCGGTGGACGTTCATCTCGGTTGCCAAGCATGCCTAAGTGAACGTCCGGTGGACGTTCATCTCGGTACAGGCCGTGCGAGGGTCGTGCTGGAGGCCATCCGTATTTTGAAAAAGGAGACGAGCGGGGTGCCGATCGTGGGAAATCTCACTGGGCCGGTCAGTACGGCCAGCTCCCTCATGGAGCCGGTGACATTTTACAAGGAGCTACGCAAGAAAAAAGAGCAGGCGCATGAATATATGGAATTTGTCACAGAACAGCTCATCGCATTTGGTCGTGCGCAGATCGAGGCGGGTGCCGACGTAATCGCCATCTCCGACCCCAGCGGGACGGGGGAGATTCTGGGACCGAAGCATTTCCGGGAATTTGCGGTCACCTATATTAATAAGCTGTTAGATGCGTTGCAGGAAGAAAAACTTGGGACGATCGTTCACATCTGCGGTCAGATGAGCCCGGTCTATGCCGAGGTGGGGGAAATGCACTCCAGTGCGCTGAGTTTCGACTCGATCGTGCCTATGAAAGAGGCGAGAGAGCACCTGGAAAGCCGGGTGCTCATGGGAAATGTAAGTACCTATGCTTTGGAATTTGGAGATCCTGACCGGGTGAAGGCACTGACCAATCATTGTGTGAAGAGCGGATCGGATATTATTTCCCCGGCCTGCGGTCTGGGAATGAAGTCGCCGATCGGAAATGTACAGGCGATTCTGGAAGCGCTGAAAGAGGAGTAA
- a CDS encoding ASKHA domain-containing protein: protein MAEIQIRSGKRKISCEKGSNLLQVLLTAGVFVNNPCGGKGICGKCKVRVLAGDISPVTETERKHLTPDEQKEGIRLSCLAKVMGRVEIELLEKERKHKVLTKGYVPDFDRELRQEGYGIAVDIGTTTVVTSLVDLTNGEEIADASMINAQKHYGLDVLTRITYEYENPGDGAEKLKEAIVNSLNSMIDEVCREAGIGSSQIREIDVAANCTMMHMLLGVDARSIGRAPYQPEFLEAQYLKAAEIGLAAGEGADLYCLPHVSAYIGADITAGAYVCNLQNEKGNVLFIDIGTNGEIVLAAGMRLLCCSCAAGPALEGMNISCGMRAAEGAIEDITIGENGVEYTVIGQKETKAEAAGLCGSGILSAVKELLRTGLVKKTGVFIKKERLAEEDYRYPLIRVNGTKRELVISEVPEIIVSQDDVRQVQLAKGAILSGITALLQKAGIKVEDLDKVMIAGQFGAHLPAESLIRTGILPQIAPDKLVYVGNSSKTGAYMTLMSRKVKEQMEELAASMEYMELAETPGYDRVFSDCMIFPSE from the coding sequence ATGGCAGAAATACAGATCAGGTCCGGCAAAAGGAAAATTTCCTGCGAAAAAGGAAGTAATCTGCTTCAGGTCCTACTTACCGCAGGAGTATTTGTGAATAACCCCTGCGGCGGGAAGGGAATTTGTGGAAAATGTAAGGTGAGGGTTCTGGCGGGCGACATTTCTCCGGTAACGGAAACAGAAAGAAAACATTTGACGCCTGATGAGCAAAAAGAGGGAATCCGGCTGTCCTGTCTTGCGAAGGTTATGGGAAGGGTTGAAATCGAGCTCCTGGAAAAAGAGCGGAAGCATAAGGTTCTTACCAAAGGCTATGTGCCGGATTTTGACAGGGAGCTGCGCCAAGAAGGCTATGGCATTGCGGTGGATATCGGTACCACTACGGTGGTGACATCTCTGGTGGATTTGACGAATGGAGAAGAGATCGCAGATGCGTCGATGATCAATGCGCAGAAGCACTACGGATTGGACGTGCTTACCAGAATCACATATGAATATGAAAATCCCGGAGACGGGGCAGAGAAACTAAAAGAAGCGATCGTGAACTCTCTGAATTCCATGATCGATGAGGTATGCCGGGAAGCGGGAATAGGAAGCAGCCAGATTCGGGAGATTGACGTGGCTGCGAATTGTACGATGATGCATATGCTTTTGGGCGTAGATGCAAGGTCGATCGGAAGAGCGCCGTATCAGCCGGAGTTTTTGGAAGCGCAGTACCTGAAAGCGGCAGAGATCGGCCTTGCGGCTGGGGAAGGCGCGGATTTATACTGCCTCCCTCACGTGTCGGCTTATATCGGTGCGGATATAACGGCGGGAGCTTATGTCTGCAATCTGCAAAATGAGAAAGGAAATGTACTGTTCATTGACATCGGAACCAATGGGGAGATCGTGCTTGCGGCGGGCATGCGGCTGCTTTGCTGCTCCTGCGCGGCGGGACCGGCTCTGGAAGGAATGAATATCAGCTGCGGCATGCGTGCGGCAGAGGGGGCGATAGAGGATATCACAATCGGGGAAAATGGCGTAGAGTATACGGTGATAGGGCAGAAGGAGACAAAAGCGGAGGCGGCCGGGCTCTGCGGAAGCGGAATCCTGTCGGCTGTAAAAGAGCTTTTGAGGACCGGATTGGTGAAGAAAACGGGCGTGTTCATAAAGAAGGAAAGGTTAGCAGAAGAGGATTACCGTTATCCGCTGATCCGGGTGAACGGTACGAAGAGAGAACTGGTCATTTCGGAGGTCCCCGAGATTATTGTTTCTCAGGATGATGTGCGGCAGGTGCAGCTTGCCAAAGGTGCGATTTTATCCGGCATCACGGCACTATTGCAAAAGGCAGGAATCAAGGTGGAAGATTTGGATAAGGTGATGATTGCAGGGCAATTCGGCGCGCATCTTCCCGCCGAGTCACTGATTCGGACCGGAATACTGCCGCAGATTGCACCGGATAAGCTGGTGTATGTCGGAAATTCATCGAAAACCGGTGCTTATATGACGCTGATGTCACGGAAAGTAAAAGAACAGATGGAAGAACTGGCTGCCAGTATGGAATATATGGAACTGGCGGAGACTCCGGGGTATGACAGAGTGTTCTCCGACTGTATGATTTTTCCGTCGGAGTGA
- a CDS encoding corrinoid protein, whose amino-acid sequence MKGKEELLKKLSDCVFDMEDEEVVDVVREYIDCGYDPKEGMLSGLVDGMKRASEMYEEGEYFVPELIVCSDAMYAGIEEFQKYLPDAVGAGIGKIVIGVVEGDTHDIGKNLVRIMLETGGFDVHDLGRDVPLDTFVDYVRDNDVDILCMSSLMTTTMPGMGTVIERLKEEGLRDKVKVMIGGAPVSPAFAEKIGADGYTRSAAEAVEFAKKLVGAV is encoded by the coding sequence ATGAAAGGGAAAGAAGAACTTCTGAAGAAATTATCGGACTGCGTGTTTGACATGGAGGACGAGGAGGTCGTGGACGTAGTCAGGGAATATATTGATTGCGGATATGATCCCAAGGAGGGTATGCTTTCCGGTTTGGTAGATGGAATGAAGCGTGCGAGCGAGATGTACGAGGAGGGCGAATATTTTGTGCCGGAGCTGATCGTGTGCTCAGATGCGATGTATGCCGGAATTGAGGAATTTCAGAAATACCTTCCGGATGCGGTGGGCGCCGGCATTGGTAAGATCGTTATCGGTGTGGTAGAGGGAGATACCCACGATATCGGTAAAAATCTTGTCAGGATCATGCTGGAGACGGGCGGCTTTGACGTGCATGATCTGGGGCGCGATGTTCCGCTGGACACATTTGTGGACTATGTGCGTGACAACGATGTGGATATTTTGTGTATGTCTTCCCTCATGACGACAACGATGCCGGGAATGGGAACGGTAATCGAGAGGCTCAAAGAGGAAGGACTTAGGGATAAGGTGAAGGTGATGATCGGCGGCGCGCCGGTATCTCCGGCTTTTGCTGAGAAAATCGGGGCGGACGGTTATACCCGGTCTGCCGCCGAGGCAGTGGAGTTTGCAAAGAAACTGGTCGGAGCCGTCTAG
- a CDS encoding 4Fe-4S dicluster domain-containing protein, whose protein sequence is MSGRIKFDQKKCVGCFACYVACISAHYGPEEEGAQSFRSIRKITVPEEGFQKNVCPGCIHCGRCIKECDRGALYRDEETGLVLTYPEKCDGCGKCMAVCPNQVISLDLSRKVKKCDGCVEVRKEGRLPACVSACLTGALTFEEK, encoded by the coding sequence GTGAGCGGACGGATTAAATTTGACCAGAAAAAATGTGTGGGCTGTTTTGCGTGCTATGTGGCCTGCATCAGCGCGCACTACGGACCGGAGGAGGAAGGAGCGCAAAGCTTTCGCAGTATCCGGAAGATCACGGTGCCGGAGGAAGGGTTTCAGAAGAATGTCTGTCCCGGCTGTATCCACTGCGGGCGCTGCATCAAAGAGTGTGACAGGGGAGCGCTGTACAGGGACGAGGAGACAGGTCTTGTGCTTACATACCCGGAGAAATGCGATGGCTGCGGAAAATGCATGGCTGTGTGCCCGAATCAGGTAATTTCACTGGATCTAAGCCGGAAGGTGAAAAAATGTGACGGATGTGTGGAAGTTAGAAAAGAAGGAAGACTTCCGGCCTGCGTAAGCGCCTGTCTGACAGGAGCACTCACGTTTGAGGAAAAATAA
- the glgD gene encoding glucose-1-phosphate adenylyltransferase subunit GlgD has protein sequence MAKAFGIVKPSSKNIWVEGLEEYRTIAAFSFLGRYRLIDFPISNMSNSGIERIQVYVRRKPRSLADHLGTGRHYNINSKRGRVQMLFSENRTEHDIYNVDMAAFAENLESIERMHYEYVVIAPSYMVYTQNFDELLNTHIESGADITMLYHSVDTAKEAFLGCNILELNRQKGVLSISKNRGNAKNRNIFMDTYVMKKDLFIELIHKARKISSMYSLSNIVNEVSDELDIRGVSHRGYFASITDFKSYYDANMSLIDYKAAQNLFSEDWPIYTRTNDSCPTQYFAGSKVSSSVVSNGCKIEGTVENSIIGRGCTIKKGAVIKNSVLLPDSVVGEGVHVENIVVDKHAKLIHAKEIIATPEEPGYIHRRDSL, from the coding sequence ATGGCAAAAGCATTTGGAATCGTAAAACCTTCCAGCAAGAACATCTGGGTGGAAGGACTTGAAGAATACCGTACTATCGCCGCTTTTTCTTTCCTTGGAAGATATCGGCTCATCGACTTCCCGATCTCAAACATGAGCAACAGCGGAATCGAGCGCATTCAGGTATATGTAAGAAGAAAACCGCGTTCCCTGGCAGATCATCTCGGAACCGGACGTCACTATAACATTAACTCCAAGAGAGGCCGTGTACAGATGCTCTTCTCTGAAAACAGAACAGAGCATGATATCTACAATGTAGATATGGCTGCTTTTGCAGAGAACCTGGAAAGCATTGAGAGAATGCACTATGAGTATGTGGTAATCGCCCCCAGCTACATGGTATACACGCAGAACTTTGATGAGTTGCTGAACACACATATTGAATCCGGCGCAGATATCACCATGCTGTACCACTCTGTTGATACTGCAAAAGAAGCCTTCCTTGGCTGTAACATTCTGGAACTGAATCGTCAGAAGGGTGTACTTTCTATTTCCAAGAACCGTGGAAATGCAAAGAACCGTAACATTTTCATGGACACCTATGTAATGAAGAAAGACCTGTTTATCGAGTTGATTCATAAAGCACGGAAGATTTCTTCTATGTATTCACTGTCCAACATCGTGAACGAAGTTTCTGATGAACTGGATATCCGTGGCGTTTCTCATCGTGGATATTTTGCTTCTATTACAGACTTTAAGAGTTATTACGATGCAAATATGTCTCTGATTGACTACAAAGCCGCACAGAATCTGTTTTCTGAGGACTGGCCAATCTATACACGTACCAACGACTCCTGTCCGACCCAGTATTTTGCAGGTTCCAAGGTAAGCTCTTCCGTAGTATCCAACGGTTGTAAGATTGAGGGAACGGTTGAGAATTCCATTATCGGACGTGGCTGTACGATTAAAAAAGGCGCGGTTATTAAGAACAGTGTCCTTCTGCCGGATAGTGTTGTCGGAGAAGGCGTGCATGTAGAGAATATAGTGGTTGACAAGCATGCGAAGCTGATTCATGCAAAAGAGATTATTGCTACTCCGGAAGAACCCGGATATATTCACCGCAGGGATAGTCTGTAG
- a CDS encoding glucose-1-phosphate adenylyltransferase has translation MKQNSMLAMILAGGRGSRLHDLTNKVAKPAVSYGGKYRIVDFPLSNCANSGIDVVGVLTQYESILLNSYVAAGRRWGLDAKDSGVFVLPPREKADSNLDVYRGTADAISQNIDFIDTYSPDYILILSGDHIYKMNYDKMLKYHQEHNADATIAVIEVPMKEASRFGIMNTDENERIVEFQEKPAEPKSNLASMGIYIFNWKMLRKMLLADMKDPDSHHDFGKDIIPQLLNDGKSLFAYKFKGYWKDVGTIDSLWEANMDLLDKNNELDLSDPTWKIYTEDVTSLPHYVGPEGSVENAFITQGCVIDGTVKNSVLFTGAKVAPGAKIIDSVLMPGVVVEEGAVVQRALVADGVKIGKQAKVGNANSENIELVAKRVKGVE, from the coding sequence ATGAAGCAAAACAGTATGTTAGCGATGATTCTGGCCGGTGGGCGTGGAAGTCGTTTACATGATCTTACAAACAAAGTAGCCAAACCCGCCGTTTCCTATGGCGGAAAATACCGCATTGTCGATTTTCCCCTTAGCAACTGTGCAAACAGCGGAATAGATGTTGTTGGAGTATTGACCCAGTATGAGTCCATCCTGCTTAACAGCTATGTAGCAGCAGGACGCCGTTGGGGCCTTGACGCAAAAGATAGTGGTGTATTCGTTCTTCCACCGCGTGAAAAAGCGGATTCCAATCTGGACGTATACCGTGGAACTGCAGACGCGATTTCTCAGAACATCGACTTTATCGATACCTATTCACCGGATTACATCTTAATTCTTTCCGGCGACCATATTTACAAGATGAACTATGACAAGATGCTCAAATATCATCAGGAGCACAACGCAGACGCTACCATCGCGGTTATCGAAGTTCCGATGAAGGAAGCAAGCCGTTTCGGTATCATGAATACGGACGAGAATGAGCGCATCGTAGAATTCCAGGAGAAACCGGCTGAGCCGAAGAGCAACCTGGCGTCTATGGGTATCTATATATTCAACTGGAAGATGCTCAGAAAGATGCTTCTGGCAGATATGAAGGATCCGGATTCCCACCATGACTTTGGTAAGGACATCATTCCACAGCTCTTAAACGACGGCAAGAGCCTGTTCGCTTACAAGTTCAAGGGTTACTGGAAGGACGTAGGAACCATTGATTCCCTCTGGGAGGCAAACATGGATCTTCTGGACAAGAACAACGAGCTTGATCTTAGCGATCCGACCTGGAAGATCTACACCGAAGATGTTACTTCACTGCCCCACTACGTAGGACCGGAAGGAAGCGTTGAGAATGCATTTATCACACAGGGCTGCGTGATCGACGGAACCGTTAAGAATTCCGTATTATTCACCGGAGCAAAGGTCGCACCCGGCGCAAAGATTATCGACAGCGTACTTATGCCTGGCGTAGTTGTTGAAGAAGGTGCGGTTGTTCAGCGTGCACTGGTTGCTGACGGCGTAAAGATCGGCAAACAGGCGAAGGTTGGAAATGCTAATAGCGAAAACATCGAACTCGTAGCAAAACGTGTAAAGGGGGTTGAATAA
- a CDS encoding uroporphyrinogen decarboxylase family protein, translating to MREIRDFHCTYDNSIGIYGDVAGRLGLSFPDAYLHAGTMAELSKALKQYDGAAFCELPFCHTVEAEAMGGSIQYGDAVAGPRAKEYVCNSLEEVLALPAIDFGSGRIHEVLLACQMLKESGEHVVLEVSGPFTILNVLIDAKYVFKGMKKKPELVKEVFWKLGVQILAFMEEAKRYGAEFISYADSSGSVSILGPHMVRQVAEGFTRDFLKKARQIADENTMLLLCPKTTFALLGLGMLTFRDRLLAEPMRYGDACLSMKGTVKIAGQTCIKNINYRLESRIFKEIVLV from the coding sequence ATGAGAGAAATCAGAGATTTTCATTGTACGTACGATAATTCAATCGGGATTTATGGCGATGTGGCGGGGAGGCTGGGTCTTTCTTTTCCTGATGCCTATCTTCACGCCGGGACTATGGCAGAGCTTTCAAAGGCACTGAAACAGTATGACGGGGCAGCTTTCTGTGAGCTGCCTTTTTGTCATACAGTGGAAGCGGAGGCCATGGGCGGGAGTATTCAGTATGGAGACGCAGTGGCAGGGCCGAGGGCAAAGGAATATGTATGTAACTCTTTGGAGGAAGTGCTTGCGCTGCCTGCGATTGATTTTGGCAGCGGACGAATCCATGAGGTGCTCCTTGCATGCCAAATGCTGAAAGAGTCAGGAGAGCATGTGGTGCTTGAGGTGTCGGGTCCCTTTACGATACTGAATGTGTTAATTGATGCAAAATATGTATTCAAAGGAATGAAGAAGAAACCAGAGCTTGTAAAAGAGGTCTTTTGGAAATTGGGAGTACAGATCCTTGCCTTTATGGAGGAGGCGAAGCGCTATGGAGCTGAGTTCATCAGCTATGCGGATTCTTCCGGCAGTGTCAGTATTCTGGGACCTCATATGGTGCGGCAGGTGGCGGAGGGTTTTACGAGGGACTTTTTGAAGAAGGCCCGGCAGATTGCAGACGAGAATACGATGCTTCTCCTCTGCCCGAAAACGACATTTGCACTGCTTGGACTTGGAATGCTGACGTTCAGGGACAGGCTGCTTGCGGAACCGATGCGGTACGGGGACGCCTGCCTTTCTATGAAGGGGACCGTGAAGATAGCGGGGCAGACATGTATTAAGAATATAAATTACCGTTTGGAAAGCAGAATTTTTAAGGAAATCGTGTTAGTATAG
- a CDS encoding molybdopterin-dependent oxidoreductase: MSEEKIVKTSCFICGSGCMVNAHVKDGKMISIEGFGRMTPDGGGVCAKGAAAAQFLYNKERILYPMKRAGEKGEGKFERISWDEAYDMIAKNLLRIREEYGAKHTVFYTGYPKWNRPALLRLANAYGSPNYCTESSTCFQAAALAWRSVFGNRICPPDFAHAKTVLIWSSNLYHTNTPMSSMYQGLKKRGVHIIDADPRHSVTAHDAEIHLQLIPGTDGALALSMGHVIIEEGLYDREFVEKYVYGFEEYAEYVKEFSPEKAEEITGVPAELIRKAAVTYASSGPAAIMFSASPIVHHINGVQNYRAVFALCAITGNYDIEGGNRSRPGPASPANEFGRVKRFDMEEAIGQKDFPVWFDLSCEEAQCSRLADYILGEEPYPIKAIFAMGLNHRMWPQPERLKEALKKLDFYVNIDFFLSDSSDAADLILPASTSFERDEVRALRGGRFYFSNHAVRPLGEAKNDIEIIIEVLKRMQLHDEALENGYEAYMEHILKPSGLNLSELKKSPEGMPGRVIFPPAVKTYESKPFDTPSGKVELRSLVLERNGYDGLPVYRDYRETAKEIRGEYPLILNTGSRKPQFFHSRLYRLPWLAGIETEPMIELHPADGEKYQIEDGARVRVISPAGKMEGTAAYNISGNPGVVYIYHGNAKGDANELIDKDYLDPISGFPGFKGYFCRIERAGE, from the coding sequence GTGTCAGAAGAGAAGATTGTAAAAACAAGCTGCTTTATTTGTGGCAGCGGATGTATGGTAAATGCACATGTGAAGGATGGAAAAATGATTTCCATAGAGGGCTTCGGGCGAATGACGCCGGACGGAGGCGGAGTGTGCGCAAAGGGAGCGGCCGCAGCGCAGTTCCTCTACAATAAAGAGAGAATTCTGTATCCGATGAAACGTGCAGGAGAAAAGGGAGAAGGAAAATTTGAGCGCATTTCCTGGGACGAGGCCTATGATATGATTGCAAAGAACCTGCTTCGGATCCGGGAGGAGTATGGGGCGAAGCATACCGTATTTTATACAGGATACCCGAAATGGAACAGGCCGGCACTGCTACGGCTTGCCAACGCCTATGGTTCTCCAAACTACTGCACAGAGTCGAGCACCTGTTTTCAGGCGGCAGCTCTGGCCTGGCGCTCCGTGTTTGGAAACCGCATATGTCCGCCGGATTTTGCGCATGCGAAAACGGTGCTTATTTGGAGCTCGAATCTATATCATACCAATACGCCGATGAGCAGCATGTATCAGGGGCTGAAAAAACGAGGCGTACATATTATCGATGCGGACCCCAGACATTCCGTGACCGCGCATGATGCAGAAATCCATTTGCAGCTCATTCCCGGAACGGACGGAGCGCTTGCACTTTCCATGGGGCATGTGATTATAGAGGAGGGGCTCTATGATAGGGAATTTGTGGAAAAATATGTGTATGGTTTTGAAGAGTATGCGGAGTATGTAAAAGAATTTTCGCCGGAAAAAGCGGAGGAGATTACTGGGGTTCCTGCGGAATTGATTCGAAAGGCGGCAGTCACCTATGCTTCTTCGGGCCCTGCGGCGATCATGTTTTCCGCGTCGCCGATCGTGCATCATATTAACGGGGTACAGAATTATCGTGCCGTATTTGCGCTCTGTGCCATCACCGGGAATTATGATATTGAGGGAGGAAACAGGAGCCGGCCGGGGCCGGCATCTCCTGCAAATGAGTTTGGCAGGGTCAAACGTTTTGATATGGAAGAGGCCATCGGACAAAAGGACTTCCCAGTGTGGTTCGATCTGTCCTGCGAGGAGGCACAGTGCAGCCGGCTGGCAGATTATATTCTGGGTGAGGAACCGTATCCGATCAAGGCTATTTTTGCTATGGGCCTGAACCATCGTATGTGGCCGCAGCCGGAGCGTCTGAAGGAGGCTCTTAAAAAACTGGATTTCTATGTGAATATAGATTTCTTCCTCTCCGATTCCTCAGATGCGGCAGATCTGATCCTCCCGGCAAGTACCAGCTTTGAGCGTGACGAGGTGCGTGCGCTTCGGGGCGGCAGATTTTATTTCTCCAACCATGCAGTCAGGCCGCTGGGCGAGGCAAAGAACGATATCGAGATCATCATTGAGGTGCTAAAGCGCATGCAGCTTCATGACGAGGCGCTGGAAAATGGATATGAGGCGTATATGGAGCATATTTTGAAACCATCGGGGCTGAATCTTAGCGAGCTTAAGAAGAGTCCGGAAGGAATGCCGGGCAGGGTGATCTTTCCGCCGGCAGTGAAAACGTATGAGTCGAAGCCGTTTGATACCCCGTCGGGGAAGGTGGAGCTTCGCTCTCTTGTGTTGGAGAGAAATGGGTATGATGGACTCCCGGTCTACCGTGATTATAGAGAGACGGCGAAGGAGATAAGAGGCGAGTACCCTCTGATCTTAAATACCGGCAGCAGAAAACCACAGTTTTTTCATTCACGGCTGTATCGGCTGCCATGGCTTGCCGGAATCGAGACGGAACCAATGATAGAGCTGCACCCGGCTGATGGAGAAAAATATCAGATTGAGGACGGGGCGCGTGTCAGAGTGATCTCGCCGGCAGGAAAGATGGAGGGAACGGCAGCTTATAATATTTCAGGAAACCCGGGCGTGGTATATATTTATCATGGCAACGCCAAAGGAGATGCCAATGAGCTGATCGATAAGGATTATCTGGATCCAATCTCGGGATTTCCGGGCTTCAAGGGATACTTTTGCAGAATAGAGAGGGCAGGTGAGTAA
- a CDS encoding DUF4091 domain-containing protein, whose translation MRAEREIKYEMKVLSSLEKVFPDEVPVYKPECVRLSGLWGETISFQIAYTGDFFMRERLDFKVVSPIEKNIRLRSVEQVPVGRATNGIVDDNYLRTQSGLYPDLLRDLKDGKVIVRSHQWSSIWVDVKLTEEIPAGEYEIEFQLIKEEKVVCHATARITVIGAVLPKQKIMHTEWIHADCLADYYHVDVFSEEHWKLVENCFREAVDRGCNMMLVPLFTSPLDTAVGLERTTTQLVEVTVKDGEYLIGFDKVKRWIDLCRECGVEYFEMSHLFSQWGAKYAPKVVANVDGKEEKIFGWHTPAVGEYTRFLETFLPQLTAKLKEWGIAEVTYFHISDEPREEHLESFKAAKESLGHMLDGFHTFDALSSYEFYRHGLIDKPVPGNNEIEEFLEHGLTDMWTYYCTGQFYEVSNRFMSMPSARNRIYGVQLYKYKIIGILHWGYNFYNTQYSIEHINPYEVTDAGNAFPSGDPFLVYPGADGHPEESIRMMVHYEALTDLRALEYLESLTSREFVMELIEGELAEPLTFRRYPKSDMYLIALRNRVNREIEGRIPCETV comes from the coding sequence ATGAGAGCGGAAAGAGAGATAAAATATGAGATGAAGGTACTCAGTTCACTGGAGAAAGTATTTCCGGACGAGGTCCCGGTGTACAAGCCGGAATGTGTGCGTTTGAGCGGTCTTTGGGGAGAAACGATATCGTTTCAGATCGCGTATACGGGTGATTTTTTCATGCGCGAACGTCTGGATTTCAAAGTTGTGTCGCCGATTGAGAAGAATATCCGTCTGCGGAGCGTAGAGCAGGTGCCGGTGGGACGCGCGACGAACGGAATCGTAGATGACAACTATTTGAGAACTCAGTCCGGTCTTTATCCGGATCTGTTAAGGGATCTGAAAGATGGAAAGGTGATCGTCCGCTCTCACCAGTGGAGCAGCATCTGGGTGGACGTGAAGCTGACGGAAGAGATTCCGGCGGGAGAGTATGAGATTGAATTTCAGTTAATCAAAGAGGAGAAGGTGGTGTGCCATGCCACGGCCAGGATAACCGTGATCGGCGCAGTGCTTCCGAAGCAGAAGATCATGCATACAGAATGGATTCATGCCGACTGTCTGGCGGACTACTACCACGTTGATGTATTTTCTGAAGAACACTGGAAATTAGTGGAAAATTGCTTCAGAGAAGCCGTGGACAGAGGCTGTAATATGATGCTGGTCCCGTTATTTACCTCGCCCCTTGACACGGCGGTAGGGCTGGAAAGGACGACTACACAGCTCGTAGAAGTGACCGTGAAGGACGGGGAGTACCTCATCGGATTCGACAAGGTAAAACGCTGGATCGACCTTTGCAGGGAGTGTGGCGTGGAATATTTTGAAATGTCTCATCTGTTTTCTCAGTGGGGAGCAAAGTATGCGCCCAAGGTGGTGGCGAATGTGGACGGAAAAGAGGAGAAGATCTTTGGCTGGCATACGCCGGCGGTGGGAGAATACACCAGATTCCTTGAGACTTTTCTGCCGCAGCTTACCGCAAAGCTGAAGGAGTGGGGAATTGCGGAAGTGACGTATTTTCATATTTCCGATGAGCCGAGGGAGGAACATCTGGAGAGTTTTAAGGCGGCGAAGGAATCTCTGGGACATATGCTGGACGGTTTCCACACCTTTGATGCCCTGTCCAGCTATGAATTTTATCGTCACGGATTGATAGATAAGCCGGTTCCGGGGAATAATGAGATTGAGGAGTTCCTGGAACACGGGCTTACAGATATGTGGACCTATTATTGTACCGGACAGTTCTATGAGGTGAGCAACCGGTTCATGTCCATGCCGTCTGCGAGAAACCGCATTTACGGGGTACAGCTCTATAAATATAAGATTATCGGTATCCTGCACTGGGGATACAATTTCTATAATACACAGTATTCGATTGAGCATATTAACCCATATGAAGTGACGGATGCGGGAAATGCCTTCCCGTCAGGCGATCCGTTCCTGGTATATCCGGGAGCCGACGGCCATCCGGAGGAATCAATCCGTATGATGGTGCATTATGAGGCACTTACGGATCTGCGTGCTCTTGAGTATCTGGAATCACTTACCAGCAGAGAGTTCGTGATGGAGCTGATCGAGGGTGAACTGGCGGAGCCTCTGACCTTTAGGCGTTATCCGAAATCGGATATGTATCTGATCGCTTTGCGGAATAGAGTGAACCGGGAGATTGAGGGGAGGATACCTTGTGAAACGGTCTAA